CCTCGCCCTCCATGGTGGCCGCCGCCAAGGCGCGGGGGCTCGACGGGCGCTTGATCGATGGCGAAGCGCTCGACTTCGACCAGGCCTTCGATGCCGTCTTCTCGAGCGCGGCGCTGCACTGGATGCCGGACGCGGCGCGGGTCTCGGCGGGTGTGTTCCGTGCGCTGCGCCCGGGTGGCCGCTTCGTGGCCGAGGCCGGTGGCTTCGGCTGCGTGGCCGCCGTGCGCGTGGCGCTGGCCGACGCCATGGAGCGCGCGGGCGTGGACGCTACGGGGGCGCACCCCTGGTACTTCCCCACCGCCGAGCATCACCGGGGCGTGCTCGAGCGCGCGGGCTTCGTGGTGGACGAGATCGTGGTGGTGGCGCGTCCCACGGTGGTGCCAGCGGGCTTTGGCGCGTGGCTCGAGACCTTCGCGAAGGCACAGCTGGCGCGCGTCCCCGCGGAGCAGCGCGCCCACGTGTTGCGCTGGGCCACCCTGCGCCTCGAGGCCACGCTGCGCGACGAGCAAGGGCGTGATGTCGCGGACTACACACGCCTGCGCTTCATCGCGCGGCGGCCGGCGGAGGCGTGAGCGCACGGCTCGCGGTGTCACCGGGCTCGAGTCGAGCTGGCGGTGCTGCGAGCCTGCCGATGTCCGGAGTTGTGCTCCACACCGAAGGTGCGGATGCCTTGACGCCCGAGTGGAGTGCCGCTAGCTTGCGTTTGGTTGAACGTGTTCAACGAACAAGCAAAGCCCTGCGCATGACCCGCAAACCCGAGCTCGAAGCGCCAACCGCCGACACCCCGCTGAACCAGCGCGAGGCCGCCAAGCTGGCCACGCAGCAAGCCGTGCTGGCGGCCGCGCGCGACAGCTTCGAGGAGCTGGGCTTCGAGCGCGCCAACCTGCGCGAGATCGCGGCGCGCGCGGACGTCTCGGCCGGCACGGTGCTGCACTACTACGGAGACAAGCGCGGCCTCCTGCACGCCGCGCTCTTCGAGGAACTGGACGCGGCGCTCGACCACGCCATCGCCGCGGCACAGGCGGCTCCCACGCTGCTTCGGCAGCTGAACGCGCTCACCCGCGCGGTGTTCGCCTACTACAAGGCGCGCCCCAGCCTCTCACGCGTGGCGCTGCGCGAGTCGCTCTTCGCCGACCCACCTTGGGCAGAGCGCTTTGCCGCGCAGACCACGCGCGTGAGCCAGGCCATCGCGCTGCTGGCCGGGGCCGCGCGCACCCGCGGAGAGCTGCCCGCCAGCACGGACCCCACGCTGCTGTCGGTCACCTACCTGTCCATCTTCTACTTCGCCCTGATCGCCTGGGTGCAGCAGACCGTCGCCGACCCCGAGGCGCTGGTCGCGGTCCAGCTGCGCCACCTCATTCACCCTCCGGAGAACACACCCGATGAGCCCCAGCCTGTTCCGAGACGACGCCGCGCGTGAGCGCATGGAGGCCTGGTACGAGCGCGTGCGCGAAGCCATCCCGACGCCGACCACCAGCCAGACGCTCACTACCAGCTTCGGCGCAACGCACGTGCTGAGCGCGGGCCCCGAAGACGGCCCGCCGCTGGTCGCGCTGCACGGCGCCATGGCCAACTCGGCGCTGCTGCTGCGCGAGCTGTGGCACCTGACCAAGGAGCTCCGCGTCCACGTGGTGGACGTGCTGGGCCAGTCCGTGAAGAGCGCGGACGCCGCGCTGCCGGTCAAGGGCGACGCCCACGGGCGCTGGGTGGGCGAGGTCATGGACCAGCTCGGGCTCGAGCACGCCAACGTGCTGGGCGTGAGCTGGGGAGGCTTCGCCACGCTGCGCTTTGCCGCGCTCGCGCCCGAGCGCATCGAGCGCATGGCGCTGCTGGTGCCGGCGGGTGTGGTGAACGGGAAGGTGCTCGAGGGCATCTTCAAGATGGGCATCCCCATGGCGCGCTTCCGGCGATCCCCCACCCAGGCCAACCGCGAGCGCTTCCTGGGGAACCTGCTCACCACCACGGACGACGACTGGAGCGACTACCTGAGCGACGCCTTCCAGAGCTACCGCATGAACATGAGCATTCCGCCGCTGGCGAAGCCCGCAGAGTTCGCGCCGCTGCGCGCGCCGGTCATGGTGATCGCGGCGGCGAACGACTACAGCTTCCCCGGAGACCGCCTGCTGGCGCGCGCCAAAGAGTTGTTCCCCACGCTCACGCACAGTGAGCTGCTGCCTGGCGCCAAGCACAGCCCACCCACCACGGACGAGTTCCGGGAGTGGCTGGCCGGCAGGCTCGGCGCGTTCTTCGCGGGCGCCTGAGCCTCATGGAGCGGGGGCGCTGCTCAGTCACCCGCGCGTGACGGGCAGGCCCAGGTGACGCGCCAAGTGATGGGCCACGTGCGGGAACGGCGCGCTGAGCGGCTCCCGGAGGCTCAGGCGCTCACCCCCGTGCAGCGTCACCCCAACGGTGCCCACGTCCATCCCGGCGATGTCGACGGTGCCCAAGAACACGCTCGCGATCGCCTCGCGTGGCACCTGCCGCTCGCGGCCGTTGCGCAGCGCCACCACGAGCCCGCTCGGGTGCAACGTGAGGCGCACCAGCTCACGCCGCGCCGCGCGCAGCGGGAAGGCCACCAGCGCGAAGAGCAGGAACCCAACCAGCAGCGTGGCGCCCACCGCGCCAGCCACGTCGTCGTGGGTCACCGGGGCGGTCTGCGTCTCCAGCGAGTGAAGCGCGCCGCCCGCGAGCCCCAGCGTGATGCCCGCCGGGAACAGCAGCGAGAACCAGTCGGTCCACGCGGGCAGCCGATAGCGACGGTGCCACGTGTGCTCCGACCAGGGGGAAGCCACCCACCCGGACGCGCGTGGAGCGGGCTGCGGCCTGCGCGCCATCACCCAGCACGCCACGGTCGCGAGCGCCCCCAAGAACCCGAGCACCAGCATGGGCGTGGCCGAGTCCCACGCAGCCGGCCCCTCGTAGGTCATGAACGACAGGCCCACGGCCAGCAGACCCAGCGCGGAGAGCAGCGCCATCAGCCCAGCGAGTATCAGCCAAGCGCCGCGCATGGAGCGCTGGAGCGGCGAGGGACCGTCGTCGGCGCGGGTGGGCCGCCCGGGCTGTGGCGTGCTCAAGAACTCGTCTCCACCGGGGGAGACTAGCTCACACACGCCTGGACACGCTGGTGAACCCGCAAGCCGTGTGCCTGCGGCAGCCGCGATGCGCGGGACGCGCTAGTCTGGCGCCGTGCAGCTGCTCACTCTGGCCCTAGGGGTCGTTGTCTTGGTCGCGGTCTTCGCGGTGCCCTGGTGGGTGCTCGGGAGGGCGCGTCGCGCGTCCTCGACGCCGCGCCCTCCGCTTCAGCGCTTGGCCCTCGGCCTTGCCGTGACTGGCGTGGTGATCACCACCGCAGCGCCCGTGGTCACCGTAGTCCTGCTCGTCGGCAGCTTCAGCGCCGTGGCGGACGCAGACTCGAGCGCCAAAGCGACGCAGCTTGCGCGCGGCATCTCGACCGCGATGAACTGCGGTGCGTTCGCCATGCTGGGGGGCTGCGTGATCGCGGTGCTAGCGGGGTCGATCCTGCTATGGCAGCGGCGCGCTACGCCCGGCTGAGTGAGCCGCTGCGCGCCGCAGGTCGCCAGCCCGTGAGCGGCTCAGAGGCCGTACTCGACGCTGACCGCCACGCGGTACTGCACCTCCACCAGCACCGGGTGGCGCAGCACGGGCGCCTCCACCACCAGGCTCAGCAGGTCGAGCTGCACCGTGGCGCGACGCAGCACGGGGTAGCGCAGGCTGGTGGGCCGGATGGCCAGGTAGAGACCCGTGGCGCCCCGATCATCCAGCACCTGATCCTGCAGGAGGATGGAGACCCCCACGGCGACGGACGCGCTGACCCGGCCGCGTGCGAAGAGCAGCTCGCTGCCCACCGCGAGGTTGAGCACCCCGGTGGTGTAGTCCACGTCCAGCTCGCTGACGATCCAGTGGTCGCGGTCCACCAGCCCGAACACGCCGTAGCGGCCCCAGCGGCGCCCGGCACGGACGCCGTAGCCGAAGCGCGGCAAGACGGTGGAGCGGTCCTGCAGGTCGCCGAAGAACGAGCCGTGCAGCTCGGCGCCCAGCCACACGTCGCGCCTCTCAGCGCCGCTCGGGTTGGGATCGGCCTGCGCGGCCGCGGAACACGGAGCCAACAGGACCAGCGCCGCCAGCGCGAGGGCGCGGCGCGTCATACGGCCTCCGAGAGCAAGCTGCGCCGAGCACGGCGGCGCATGACCCCCACGACTGCCACGACCACCAGCGGGACGAGCGGCGCAGCAGGCACGTGCGAGCGCCGCGGCGCAGGCCCCACCGTGCACGACAGCACCGGCGTGGTGGGCGAGCGGCGCGCCAGCTCGAGCCAGGGCGAGTCGCAGTAGTCGTTGCTCTGTGTGCACGCGGTGTAGTCGCCGAGCGCCGCCGGGTCGGTGAGCGTGAGCCAGCGCGCAAGCACCTCGTCGAGCGCGGCGCGCGCAGGCGGGACGCCCTGCTCGGGCACGCGCAGAAAGGGCTCGAAGACCAGCAGCAGGTCGCTGCTGGCGTCCACCGCGGCCGCGTAGCGATCGCGGTTCTCGCCCTCGCCATCGGGGCCACAGCGGTCGGTGGCCTCCGAGTGCGCCATGCCGTCGCGCTCCTCGTCGTGGCGCCCTGCGAGCGGCGCCTCGAAGTTCATGACGTGCACCACGCCACGCATGTCGGCCGTGCGCAGCGAGTGCGCGAAGCTGTCCTGGAGCGTGTGCAGCGCGCGCCCCAGGTGGTAGGCCGGCCCCCACACCTCCACCTCGAACACGCCGTAGATGTCGAGGGTCACGTAGATCTCGTCCACCTCTGCCGCGCGGTCACCACCAGACAGCGTGGCCTCGTCCGCCACGTGCGTGAGGCTGGCCAGGATCTCGGCGCGACAGCCCCCGAGCGCGCTCGCGTTGCCCGCGTCGAAGTCGTCGGTGGCGGCGCGCAGGCAGTGCAGGTACTGCCCGCCAGGGTC
The Sandaracinaceae bacterium genome window above contains:
- a CDS encoding class I SAM-dependent methyltransferase; this encodes MNTQQSFDAGRSFDAAQYQQNASFVPALGDVILGWLAPQPGEHILDLGAGDGVLTEKLVAAGAHVVAGDASPSMVAAAKARGLDGRLIDGEALDFDQAFDAVFSSAALHWMPDAARVSAGVFRALRPGGRFVAEAGGFGCVAAVRVALADAMERAGVDATGAHPWYFPTAEHHRGVLERAGFVVDEIVVVARPTVVPAGFGAWLETFAKAQLARVPAEQRAHVLRWATLRLEATLRDEQGRDVADYTRLRFIARRPAEA
- a CDS encoding TetR/AcrR family transcriptional regulator — protein: MTRKPELEAPTADTPLNQREAAKLATQQAVLAAARDSFEELGFERANLREIAARADVSAGTVLHYYGDKRGLLHAALFEELDAALDHAIAAAQAAPTLLRQLNALTRAVFAYYKARPSLSRVALRESLFADPPWAERFAAQTTRVSQAIALLAGAARTRGELPASTDPTLLSVTYLSIFYFALIAWVQQTVADPEALVAVQLRHLIHPPENTPDEPQPVPRRRRA
- a CDS encoding alpha/beta hydrolase, whose product is MSPSLFRDDAARERMEAWYERVREAIPTPTTSQTLTTSFGATHVLSAGPEDGPPLVALHGAMANSALLLRELWHLTKELRVHVVDVLGQSVKSADAALPVKGDAHGRWVGEVMDQLGLEHANVLGVSWGGFATLRFAALAPERIERMALLVPAGVVNGKVLEGIFKMGIPMARFRRSPTQANRERFLGNLLTTTDDDWSDYLSDAFQSYRMNMSIPPLAKPAEFAPLRAPVMVIAAANDYSFPGDRLLARAKELFPTLTHSELLPGAKHSPPTTDEFREWLAGRLGAFFAGA